The stretch of DNA GAGCACCGGAATGCGCCACACCTGCCGCGCTCACAACATCAAAACGTGGACGCACAACAACAGGAGAGAAGAGAATGCTTTGTGGAGACCATCGCCTTTTTGGGGTGTGGATGTGATTCATTCGCCTTCTCCAATCTTCTCGCCGGGGGCGATTGCCCCCGGGAGGGTTTTGCTCGATTTCCTGTACGCTCACACAACGCCAGCCTCTGCCCGGGGGTTCTTACCCCCGCATCCCTGCATGCGATTGCCGTGGATCTGGAGGGCAGGGAGAGTAGAGCATCTGTCGATGAAAAATGATGGGTGGTTAGATGGCGTGGGCTGACCATCCCTGCCCCTATCGCATGTGCGGGGGGGTTGGGGGCGGTCAGCCCCCGGCAGAGGCAGAACCTCATTTCCCGTACACGCACACAACGCCTGCCCCGCGCCGGGGGTGTTCTTACCCGGCGACCCGCGCTGCTTGATTTGGCCGAGTGTGGAGGGTAAGGACCACGCAGCCCATCCGTCCATGAAAAATTATTTATGGACGTGCCGGCTCGGTTTGCCCGTCCCCACCCCAATCGCAGGTCTATGGGGCCAGCAGGCCCCCGGCAGAGATAGACCTCCTGAGGACTCTATACATCCATTTACTCCTGTTTTATCGCCGAAATATACGCGATCCCGATCTTTGCCCTGCGGATCCGCGTCATATCCAGGAGGTGGCGCATATCCACGAACTCCCCCTCTGCAAGACACCGCTCGATCCCCCTCACNNNNNNNNNNNNNNNNNNNNNNNNNNNNNNNNNNNNNNNNNNNNNNNNNNNNNNNNNNNNNNNNNNNNNNNNNNNNNNNNNNNNNNNNNNNNNNNNNNNNCCCCGGTACCGGCGTACCCTGATATCCCGTACGCTCACACAACGCCCACCCCGCGCCAGGGGTTCTTACCCCCGGACCCCCGCGCGAGGATTGCCCCTGACATGAGGGAACGGAAGGGGCGGAGCATCTGTCGATGAAAAATAATGGATGGACGTGCGGCGTGGTTTGCCCGTCCCTGCCCCTATCTCAGTTTTGCGGGGCAACAGGCCCCCCGGGAGAGGCTGCTCGATTTTCCAGAACCCGCACGTTCTCGATGTGAAGAGACGATAGAACGAATAGCAAAGGTCGCCTCTGCCCGGGGGTTGCACCCCCGGACCCCCGCACACGATTGCCCTGGACATGAGGGAGCGGGAGAGCGGAGCATCTCTCGATGAAAAATGATGGGTGGTCAGATGGCGGGGGCTGACCGTCCCCACCCCTATCGCATCCGCGCGCGGACCGGGGGCAGCAGGCCCCCTGGCAGGGGCAGAACCAGATTTCCCGTACACGCACACAACGCCTGCCCCGCGCCAGGGGTTCTTACCCCCGGACCCCCGCGCGAGGATTGCCCCGAATGTGCGGGGTAAGGACCAGGCAGCGCATCCGTCGATGAAAAATAATGGATGGACGTGCCGGCGCGGTTTGCCCGTCCCCGCCCCAATCGCAGGTCTATGGGGCCAGCAGGCCCCCGGCAGAGATAGACCTCCTGAGGACTCTATAGATCCATTTACTCCTGTTTTATCGCCGAAATATACGCGATCCCGATCTTTGCCCTGCGGATCCGCGTCGTATCCAGGAGGTGGCGCATATCCACGAACTCCCCCTCTGCAAGACACCGCTCGATCCCCCTCACGAGGTCGGTCTCCGCGTCCCACGGGACGCCCCTGAAGACGACGCCGTGGTTGTGGAGGGAGAGGCCGGACGGTCCCGCGTGCCCGGCGTCGATGGCGTCGAGCGCCGCAGGATCGTAGCCCGAGAGGTCGGCCGAGAGGTCGATGCCGATGCCGAAGGTGACGATGCTGTATCCGTCGTACTTCATCTCGGTGCAGACGTCCATCCAGTCGTCGTAGTTCTCCGGGTCCAGGATCGAACCGCCGTTTGCGGGTGCGTCCCGTGCGATCGGCGACCGCTTGATCCCGGTGCTCTGGACGCCGGCAACCACGCCCCAGATCGCCGTCGCCAGAACGCCGCGGCACTCCTTCCTCCTCTCCTTCGCCAGGGCGAAGATGGCGCGGTACAGGGCGTCGAGGGCGATCCCCTCCTCGCCGGCCGCCTCCACGACGGCGACCTCGTTGAACGACCCTTCCAGCGAGAGGTTGAACGCCGTATAGGCCCTGACCGCCCCGGTGTCTCCGGCCGGCACGAAAAAGTCGGGCGTATCGTGGCCGTCGGTCGGGAGCCAGATCATCGAGCCGTGCAGGGTCATCATCTCGCCGAGATAGGGCATCGTGTCTTCGACCCCGCTCCCGAGGGCGCCGAGGCCGAGCGAATACGTGATCCCGGAGAGGCGCTCGGCGCTGAGGTCCTCCTCCCTGATGCGGGCGTGGAGGAGGGTGGCGAGGCTCCCCTTCACCCGCAGGGAGGCGGGGGCGCGGGACGCAGGCTCGAACGCGAAGCGCGCCCCTTCCCGCTCGACCGTCGGATTTTTGAGGTCGGCGATCAGGGAGAGGGAACCCTCGCGCTTCTGCACCTCCCTCAGGGCGTCATCCCGGGACGAAAAGATCGGGAGGACCCGGTCGAACCCGGCCATCGAGAGCACGTTTTGCGGGTACTCTCCCACGTTGCAGAGGGCGATCCCGCCGTTTCTCGCCTTCACCTTCTTATGGAGCGCCAGCAGGATCCTGATCCCGGCGCTGCTCATATAGGTGAGCCCGTCCAGATCGAAGACGACCGACCGGTCGTCGTCCCGCAGGCTCCGCTCGATCTCGGGCGCCGCCTGCGTCGCCGCGTAGCCGTCGAGCCGCCCTTTCAACCCGATGACGAGGACGCCATCAATTCGTTCTGTCGTAATCTCCATCTCTATTACCTCAGTTCAGAGAATTTTTCCAAGGACCAGGATGTTCCGTCCGTCTCTGCGCTCGTAACGCAGTTCGTCGGTCATCTCCCTGATTAGGTGGATGCCGAGGCCGCCGATGGGCCGTTCATCGGCGTCCCCCTCAAGGTCGGGTTCCGCTGCCTCTGTGGGATCGAAGGGCACCCCCTCGTCCTCGATCTGCACCCTGACCATCCCCCCCTCGACCAGGCAGGAGATCCAGATCCGGCCGTTTGAAGAGGGGTAGCCGTACAGGATGATGTTGGTCACCGCCTCGTCCACCGAGAGTTCAAGCGCCCGGACGGCTCCCTCCGGCACACCGAGGCGTTCGAGGGCCCCGGTCACCGAGGCAAGCGCACCCGGCAGGGACGAGATGACCGCATCGAAGGAGATCTCTTCCATCGTCACACTCCTTTGAGCACCATCAGGGTGATATCGTCGAACTGGGGCTCTTCTCCCGCGTGCTCGCGGATCCCGTCCCTTATCTCCCTGATGATCTCCTGCGACGGGCGGCCGCGCACCCTCAGGATCGTCTCCATCAACTTCGCCTCACTGAACTCTTCGTCTTTGCTGTTGATCGCCTCGGTCACGCCGTCGGTGTACAGGACGAGCAGGTCGCCCGGCAGGATGGTGACCTGCGCCTCCCCGTACGCCTGGTCGCTGGCGGCGCCGAGCGCCACGCCCGTCGGCATCAGGCGGACAAAATCGTTCGATCCCGCCCGAAGGAGGAGGGGCGGGTTGTGACCGGCATTCGCGTAGGTGAGCGTCCGGTTCTTTTCACTGAGCACCCCATAGAAGAGGGTGACGAACATCCCCGAATCCGACTGCTCCTCGATCATCGTGTTCGCATCGGCAAGGGCGAGCGAGACCTCGGGGTGCCAGCTTGCCATCGCCCTGATGATCGTCCGGGAGAGCGCCATGTACAGGGCCGCAGAGACGCTCTTGCCCGAGACATCCGCGATGACAAGCCCGGTATGGTCAGGCCTCAGGCGGATCGCATCGTAGAAATCGCCGCCGACCTCCCGTGCCGGACAGCTGACGGCGAAGAGGTCGAACCCCTTCAGCGGGGGGATGGACTTCGGCAGGAATGTCTGCTGGATATCTGCTGCAATCTGGAGTTCGGCCTTTTTCCGCTGGAGTTCGTCGTGGTAAGAGTCGCGTTCGGCCTTTGTCCGTCTTTCGGCAAGGAGGTTGGCGATCAGCTGCGCAAAGATGAACATCCCGGCGGCGTTGGCAAGGATCATCGGCAGGGCCACCTGGTTCACGAGGGAGAGGGCCTGGTCGAAGGGCTGCGCCAGGAGGAGGACGATCCCCATGTGCAGCACCTCCATGCCGGCGGCAAACCCGACGGCGGTTTTGACGGCGACCGGGCGCCCCCGGTGGGCGTAATAGATCGCCCCGCCGAGAAGGCCGGCAAGGACCGTCGAGAGCGAGCAGGAAGCGGCGGTGAAACCACCCATTCCCATCCTGAAAGCGCCGCCGATGAGCCCGGCGCCGAGACCGACCACAGGCCCGCAGAAGATCCCGGCGACCATCGGGCCGAGGTCACGCACATTGATCGGTGCGCCGAGCACTTCGACGCCGCTCAGGGTCCCGTATATCGAGAGGATACCGAAAAACAGGATCAGGTACACCCGGTTCCTGATCGAAAGCCGGCGTTCAAGTACTTCGGTGAAGATCCCGGTCCTGGTGATGAAATAGGCTGCGACGATGATGACGCAGATCATCTGCAGGAGAACGAGCAGATCCTGTATTTCGGCGTTCATCCTGTCTGTCCCTTTCTGCGAGCGGCCTCCTCGACAGTGTCATGGACGGAAAAGATCCTCAGAAAACCTGATATTTCAAAGACTTCCCGCACAAACGGCTTCAGCGCGGCGATCGAGAGATCCCCGCCCACCTTTTTCAGGTTCTTCTTTGCCGCGAGGAGCACCCGGAGACCTGAACTGCTGATATACTCAAGCCCCCCCATGTCGACGATGATCGTGCGTTCGCCGCCTTCGATGAGCCCGGAAAGTTCCGTATCAAGGAGACCGGCCGAAGCGGCGTCGATCCTTCCTGTTACCGATACGACGGCACCATCCTCGCCCGTATGCACTGATATGCCGATGGCATTCGTCATTGGTATTCGCGTGTCATGTACGACCATAAGTAGATTGTTTTTCTGCGCACGGCGTATGCTCACCGAACCGCCGGCTGTTTCCGGAAGATCCCCTCGATCTCGGCGCGCAGGTGCGCCGTCCCCCTGACCCTGAGGGGCCACGTCCGGGTCAGGAGGCGCACCGGGGCGAGGGAGGGGAAGAGGTCGGCGACCTCTTCCTCGGTAAAATAGTGCGTGAGTATGCCGTCGCCCCGCCGGTACGAGGCGGGCTCCGTCTCCACCCCCTTACCATAGCGCATGTCCGCGGTGGAAAAACCCCGGAAAAAAAGGCTTCCCCCCTCGCGGAGCACGCTGCTCAACGCCCCTGCCGCCAGCATCCGATCGCCTTCCTCCATGTGGCCCAGCACATGGAAGGCGCAAACGGCGTCGTAACTCCCGCCCCTGAACGGGAGGGCACGCACGTCGGCGACGAGCAGGTGGGCGGCGTCGCGGACCGATCTGCGGGCAAGGGCGATCGCCGCGGCAGAACAATCTATCCCGACAACACCGGCATTGTTTGCGGCGATCGCGGCGAGCGTCTTTCCATTGCCGCACCCGACTTCAAGAACGCGCCCGCACCCCGCAATCGCGGGAAGATCGTGGACCGCCCCGCCCCAGCGCTCTCCCCTGGCCAGGTAATCCTGCTCCCATTCTTCCCCGGCCATAAAAAAAAGAGGTTACTGGTGTTTCTCGATCGAGAGCAGTTTGATCGTAAACTTCAGATCCTGCCCGGCGAGAGGCGAGTTTGCGTCCAGGGTGACGGTCGTCTCGTTCACCGCCACCACCCGAAACTGCGCCGAGTTCTGCAGGAAGATCTGCCCGACCGCCGTATCGGCCGGCAGGTCGGTGCGGTTGATGTAAAAGACCAGGTCGTCCCGGTGCTGTCCATATGCCTCGTCGACCGGGATGGTCACCTCTTTCGTCTCGTCCACGGCCATGCCGATGACCGCATCGTTAAACCCGGGGATCACCCGGCCCCCGCCGATCATGAAGGTGAGAGGGGCCCTGCCGACCGAGGTGTCGAAGACCGTCCCGTTCAGGTACATTCCGGTATATTCAACCGTGACATTGTCCCCGGGCGCCGCCGTCTGCCGCTCGGGGGTTCCCGTGCACCCCGCGGCAAGGATCAGTGCCACCAGTATGGCGCATCCCGCCAGTACGATCCTGGATCTCATCTCCACCTGTTTGGGACTGAGGGGGATAAAAGAGTTGGTGGTTGTCAGGGCCGCGGGCGTACCGGCCTATCCCTCCTCCCGCCGCACCCGGCCCCGTGCCAGGGAGAAGTAGATGCCGGCAACACAGAGGGCGGCAAAGAGTGCGAATGCGATCTGTACGCTTGATAGAAGTTGTGCGTGATACGCCGGGGTGATCTGGACGCGTCCGATGATCACCGAGAAGATCATCATGGCGATCCCGAGAGAGAGCATCATCCCGACCTGGCGGGTGGTTCCAAGGGTGGCCGATGCAACGCCGAGGAAATGCCGGTCCACCGAACTCATGATCGCGTTGGTGTTCGGCGAGGAGAAGAGGGCAAAACCAAGGCCGAGAACGGCGAGCGCCCCCACGATAAAGACCAGCGGGGTCTCCTCGGTGAGAAGGGCGAGCATGACAAGGCCGATCACCGTCACGCCCATCCCGGCCGAAGCGACGATGCCCGGCTCGATCCGGTCTGAGATCCGCCCGGCCGCCGGCGAGAGCACTGCCTGGACAAAGGGCTGGGCGACCAGGATGAGCCCGGCGGTCTGGGGGTCCAGCCCCTTGTTGTACTGGAGATAGAGCGAGAGGAGGAAACTGACCGCGAAGGTGGCGCTGTAATTGATGAGGGCGGCGAGGTTCGAGAAGGCGAAGACATGGTTCTCCAGGAAAAGCCTCACCCGCAGGACCGGGCTCTCCACGCGCATCTCCCGGCGGATGAAGAGGGCGAGCATGAAGATGCCGAAGAGGATATAGGCCCATCCAGCCGCCTGCGGGAGGACCGAGAGGCCGTACATCAGGGAGAGGAGCATCAGGCCGTAGACGATCGATCCGGTGAGGTCGAAGTGATCAGGGTGGGTCTCGGTCCACTCGTCCCTGTTCT from Methanofollis liminatans DSM 4140 encodes:
- a CDS encoding MFS transporter, producing MSVPLSSRSTSIDRRCILVIATLASFLTPFMSSSINIALPAIGSEFGADAVLLGWIPTSFILASAMFMIPMGRLADIHGMRRIFFPGFVIFTIATLLCALSDSTSMLIAFRLVQGIGSAMIFSTAVAALTAVYPPGERGRVLGINVASVYIGLAMGPVLGGVLTHAFGWRSIFLSVIPLGAIVILLLLKNRDEWTETHPDHFDLTGSIVYGLMLLSLMYGLSVLPQAAGWAYILFGIFMLALFIRREMRVESPVLRVRLFLENHVFAFSNLAALINYSATFAVSFLLSLYLQYNKGLDPQTAGLILVAQPFVQAVLSPAAGRISDRIEPGIVASAGMGVTVIGLVMLALLTEETPLVFIVGALAVLGLGFALFSSPNTNAIMSSVDRHFLGVASATLGTTRQVGMMLSLGIAMMIFSVIIGRVQITPAYHAQLLSSVQIAFALFAALCVAGIYFSLARGRVRREEG
- a CDS encoding PP2C family protein-serine/threonine phosphatase, whose product is MNAEIQDLLVLLQMICVIIVAAYFITRTGIFTEVLERRLSIRNRVYLILFFGILSIYGTLSGVEVLGAPINVRDLGPMVAGIFCGPVVGLGAGLIGGAFRMGMGGFTAASCSLSTVLAGLLGGAIYYAHRGRPVAVKTAVGFAAGMEVLHMGIVLLLAQPFDQALSLVNQVALPMILANAAGMFIFAQLIANLLAERRTKAERDSYHDELQRKKAELQIAADIQQTFLPKSIPPLKGFDLFAVSCPAREVGGDFYDAIRLRPDHTGLVIADVSGKSVSAALYMALSRTIIRAMASWHPEVSLALADANTMIEEQSDSGMFVTLFYGVLSEKNRTLTYANAGHNPPLLLRAGSNDFVRLMPTGVALGAASDQAYGEAQVTILPGDLLVLYTDGVTEAINSKDEEFSEAKLMETILRVRGRPSQEIIREIRDGIREHAGEEPQFDDITLMVLKGV
- a CDS encoding FKBP-type peptidyl-prolyl cis-trans isomerase, which translates into the protein MRSRIVLAGCAILVALILAAGCTGTPERQTAAPGDNVTVEYTGMYLNGTVFDTSVGRAPLTFMIGGGRVIPGFNDAVIGMAVDETKEVTIPVDEAYGQHRDDLVFYINRTDLPADTAVGQIFLQNSAQFRVVAVNETTVTLDANSPLAGQDLKFTIKLLSIEKHQ
- a CDS encoding STAS domain-containing protein, coding for MTNAIGISVHTGEDGAVVSVTGRIDAASAGLLDTELSGLIEGGERTIIVDMGGLEYISSSGLRVLLAAKKNLKKVGGDLSIAALKPFVREVFEISGFLRIFSVHDTVEEAARRKGQTG
- a CDS encoding class I SAM-dependent methyltransferase, giving the protein MAGEEWEQDYLARGERWGGAVHDLPAIAGCGRVLEVGCGNGKTLAAIAANNAGVVGIDCSAAAIALARRSVRDAAHLLVADVRALPFRGGSYDAVCAFHVLGHMEEGDRMLAAGALSSVLREGGSLFFRGFSTADMRYGKGVETEPASYRRGDGILTHYFTEEEVADLFPSLAPVRLLTRTWPLRVRGTAHLRAEIEGIFRKQPAVR
- a CDS encoding ATP-binding protein, which produces MEEISFDAVISSLPGALASVTGALERLGVPEGAVRALELSVDEAVTNIILYGYPSSNGRIWISCLVEGGMVRVQIEDEGVPFDPTEAAEPDLEGDADERPIGGLGIHLIREMTDELRYERRDGRNILVLGKIL
- a CDS encoding STAS domain-containing protein, which encodes MEITTERIDGVLVIGLKGRLDGYAATQAAPEIERSLRDDDRSVVFDLDGLTYMSSAGIRILLALHKKVKARNGGIALCNVGEYPQNVLSMAGFDRVLPIFSSRDDALREVQKREGSLSLIADLKNPTVEREGARFAFEPASRAPASLRVKGSLATLLHARIREEDLSAERLSGITYSLGLGALGSGVEDTMPYLGEMMTLHGSMIWLPTDGHDTPDFFVPAGDTGAVRAYTAFNLSLEGSFNEVAVVEAAGEEGIALDALYRAIFALAKERRKECRGVLATAIWGVVAGVQSTGIKRSPIARDAPANGGSILDPENYDDWMDVCTEMKYDGYSIVTFGIGIDLSADLSGYDPAALDAIDAGHAGPSGLSLHNHGVVFRGVPWDAETDLVRGIERCLAEGEFVDMRHLLDTTRIRRAKIGIAYISAIKQE